Genomic window (Dyadobacter fanqingshengii):
CTCAGAATTCCTGCCGGATGTGATCATTTCCGACATTATGATGCCGGTCATGGATGGATTAACCTTTTGTAAATCAATCAAAAGCGATCTGAAAACCAGCCAGCTTTCGGTAATCCTGCTGACGGCCAGAAGTCTTACCTCTCAGAAGATCGAAGGAATCAGAACAGGAGCCGACGCGTACATTACCAAACCATTTGACATTGAGCTACTTGACGCGCAAATAGGCAATCTTTTGCAACGAAAAAAAGAACTGACAGCCTACTTCCGGCACGAGCTGATCGTGACACCGGCCGCCCAAGATGGCAAGGAAAATATGGACGATAAGTTTGTCAAAAAAGTGATGAGCGTTATCGAAGCACACATTTCCGATCCCGATTTCACTGTGGAAATTCTGGGTTCAGAAATTGGCATGAGCTCCGCACATTTATCCAGAAAACTCAAATCACTCACCCAATTCTCCGCCAACGAGATCATTAAAAAGTACCGCATCAAAAAGGCGTCGCTGCTGCTTGAAAATAAAGGAGGAAACATTTCAGAAGTCATGTACGACGTTGGGTTTTCGAATCTTTCTTATTTCTCGAAATGCTTCCGGGAAGAGTTTGGAGTGACGCCGAAGGAGTATGTGAAGAAGGAGGGGAGGAAGTTTGAGATAGACTTATCGGCCCGGTAACTTACATCGCACCGGCACAATATTAAGGTGGGTAATGCCTTTAGATGATTTTAATGCGGACCGGCCCCTTGATATTCTTTACATCAACAGGTATTCCCTTTTGTGTTATTGCTATGCTACCTTTGTTATGCAAATCAATGGCTACCCCGCGTACATCTTTCATATGCTTTCGCCAGTCGTCAGGGAATAGCATCCGTGCAATTTCAGAAGGACAGGTACTTTTCTCAGTGCCACGATGTATGGCAGTAGATAGGATGGTTGTCGCTATTTTCTCGTAATGCTGCATGCGTATACTACTGGAATAGGTTGTCTAGAATGTGCCGCAATGCCGATCATGCAGCGATAACCAAGGCAAAAGGCTGATGAAAAATGTCTTCCTTTCGTACATGATGACAAATATAACCATATGCTTTCAGCAGTTCACTAGGGATAAATTTATCCCTATCTGAAGCGTAAATCCCTTGATGCTGTATCACCTGGAACTGGATGGCACATTGATCAGCTCGTTAAAGATTACCGGGTAAAATTTCTATTCCCGGGAAAAAATGTACAAGCTGCATTGACTTTTATCCATTCTTCTGCGCTGCTTTCCGTGCCAACTTTGCAATGTCAAAACACAACGACAATCACTAGCGGTTAGTTGATTAACTCAAAAAATCCAAACTTACTATTCTAATGAAAAAACAACGACATCCAGGTCTTGCTGGGATAATGCTTTCCAGAACGAAGATGCCGCTTTGCGGCCGGGAATAGATGTTTGAAATCTTTCGGCTTAGATAAAACAAAAAAGCGCCAATCTTGCGAAAGGCGCTTTGGTTGTGGTCACGTAGGGATTCGAACCCCAAACCTCCTGATCCGTAGTCAGGTGCTCTATCCAATTGAGCTACGCAACCTTTTATTTTTCCGATTCATCGTGGCTAATAATGCTAAGCCCTTTCTGAATTGGACTGCAAAGATAGGAAAAGTGCCTCTTTGCAGCAAATGGTTAAAGTGAAAAAAATTGAAAAAGTTTTAGTTTAATGCTAGCGGCCTTGAAAATCAGGGCTTTTCTTTTGTAGAAATGAGGCGATTCCTTCTTGCGCATCATAAGTTTTAAACAAACGTTCCTGGTTTTCCAGCTCATGCTGCTGCATTTTAGCCAAATCGGAATGGAAGGATTCATTCATGACGAGCTTCATGGCGCCTATGGCCTGGGTCGGGGCGTTACGGTAGTAGGCCGCGGTTTTCTCTATTTCTGCATCCAGGTCGCGAGCAGGAACAGATCTGCTGATCATGCCGATGCTGGCGGCTTCGGGGGCGTAGACTTTTCGGCCGGTGGAAGCGATTTCGAAGGCTCGGGCCATGCCGACCAAACGCGGCAAAAAGAATGTGGCGCCGGCGTCGGGCATCAAGCCTATTTGAACAAAAAGTAAACTTAAATATGCCTCTTCCCTGGCGATGACGAGGTCGCAGGCCAATGCTAACGAACAACCTGCTCCTACCGCCAGACCATTGAGCCTGCAAATCACAGGTTTCGGGATCGTGCGGATGGCCTGAATCATAGGATTATAATATTCCCGTAAAATCTCGCCCGCAGTTTGCCCCGAATCTGAGACATCTTTCAAATCTGCGCCGGAACAAAAAGCTTTTTCGCCAGCTCCGGTAATGATGATAACCCGCACAGAATCATCGCTTTCGGCGGCTTTTACGGCAATGGTAATTTCGTTGATCAATGCAGGGCTAAGTGCGTGATAAACCTGAGGCCTGTTGAGCGTGATCTTGGCAATGCCGTCGGTGTTTTCGAAAAGAAGATGCTGATACATTGCCATGAAGTGTTTTTTATCAAAAGAAAAAATAAACCGTCAAGCTACTCACGAGGACTCCGCAAATGACGCCAACCGAAATTTGTCCGGGCGTGTGGGCATTTAAATGCAGTCTGGCGCTCAGCAGCCAGCCTGCGATCAGGACGGCTATGATCAGGGGAATGAGCAATTGCGCTTCGTCGTGACGGATTAGTAAGCCCGTGAGCATGCCTATGGAGCCGCCTATGCCGGTTGCGTGTGCGCTGATTTTCCAAAACAGGCTCACTACGGTGACGATCAACAATGAAACAGTGGCGCCGCCAAGAATAATCGAGATTTGCGGGGCCAGTTCGCTGATGGGTTGGAGCTTCCAGCCAAACAGATAAGTGGCTAACCCATAAATGATTATGCAGGCTATATAAGGCAGTCTTCGCTCGGCGAGGTCGTCTACGTGCATGGTGCTGATGATGCCCGTTCTTTGGAAATAATAAACGACCAATGTGGGTGCGATGAATGTGTTCAGGAATAAAAGCAGCAGCAAACTGCCCAGCGCCGGAAGTTCAAATGCGCTTACACCGACCAGATCTGGGGAAATGATAAATAACGTGGCAAATAAATAGGTCGTGAGGATCAGCGGGTGAAATACAACTGATAATATGAGCGCGATTCGATTGTTCAAGGGAGAAAGTCTTTAATCCGGATTGTAATTCACAAAATTACGCTGAAAACCAGTCTGCACAAGAGTCAGTTCACACAGAAAAGTAAGTTAGGCGCGCGGAATAGGTTTTCGTAGGGTAATTTGTAATTTTGCGGCTCATTCGGGAAGCCGGATTCACAAGCATTCAGTTAATTAAGTTTGAAATAAAATAAAATGGGACCGCTGCAAATTAAAGACATTTTACAAACTTCTCCTGAAAACCAGTCCGTTACAGTAAAAGGATGGGTCAGGACAAAACGTGAGAGCAAAAACGCGATTTTTATTGCGTTGAATGACGGTTCAACCATTCATAATATTCAGGCCGTGGCTGAGCCTGGCCAGTTTTCTGCTGAATTACTAAGCACCGTAACTACTGGTTCTTGCCTTAAAATAACCGGACAACTTGTTGAATCACAAGGTTCTGGCCAAGCTGTTGAGGTTAAAATTGAAGACATTCTGGTTTACGGAACGGCCGATCCAGAGACTTTTCCTTTGCAGCCTAAAAAACATTCGCTTGAATTTTTGCGTGAAATAGCGCATTTGCGCCCTCGTACGAACACATTCAGCGCCATCCTGCGCATTCGCCATGCATTGGCGTTTGCAGTGCATTCTTATTTCAATGATGGCGGATTTTTCTATCTGCATACGCCTGTAATTACGGCCTCGGATGCAGAAGGAGCAGGTGAAATGTTCCGAGTTACGACATTGGATTTGAATAAATTGCCAAGAACCGAGGAAGGCGCGATCAACTTTAAAGAAGATTTTTTTGGTAGAGAGGCTAATCTGACGGTTTCCGGCCAGCTTGAAGGTGAGCTGGGTGCAATGGCGCTTTCCAAAATCTATACATTCGGTCCAACATTTCGTGCTGAAAACTCCAATACAACGCGCCATTTGGCCGAATTCTGGATGATTGAGCCTGAAATGGCCTTTTTTGAGCTGGAAGATAACATGGATCTGGCAGAGGATTTTGTCAAAAAAGTGATTTCGTATGCTTTGGAAAACTGCAAGGATGACCTGAATTTCTTGCAAAACAGGTTGGCAGAAGAAGAAAAGAGCAAACCTCAAAATGAGCGCTCGATTCCACTTCTTGAAAAATTGAGCTTTGTAGTTGACAATCCTTTCGAGCGCCTGACTTACACAGAAGCGATTGAGATTTTATTGAAATCAAAACCACAAAAAGAGAAGAAATTCCAGTATCCGGTTGGCTGGGGAATTGACCTTTCCAGCGAACATGAGCGTTATTTGGTTGAAAAACATTTCAAAAAACCGGTTATCCTCACCAATTATCCAAAGGAAATCAAGTCGTTTTACATGAAACTGGACGACGACGGAAAAACGGTTCGTGCGATGGACGTGCTATTCCCGGGCATTGGCGAAATCATCGGCGGAAGTCAGCGTGAGGAGGATTACGACAAACTTTTGGGCCGCGTGCACGAAGTGGGCATTGATCCGCAAAACCTTTGGTGGTATCTGGAAACCCGCAAATTCGGAACGGCTCCGCACTCAGGGTTCGGACTTGGGTTCGAGCGTCTGGTGCTTTTTGTGACGGGTATGAGCAACATTCGCGACGTGATTCCTTTTCCAAGATATCCGAAGAGCGCAGAATTTTAAAAAATATCCATCCCCCGCGTGACCTTTTTGAGATTTACCGTATCAATAAAGTAAATACTGTAAATCTTAAAATTCATGCACATGAAAAAGGACTTTAATTTTTTTGGAAACAGCATCATCCTGACTTGGTCAATGGTGCTGTTTTTTATTTTAAATGGCTTTGCACAGGAAGCTTTTAAAATCAAATGGTCAATGGATTACACGCAAAGCGGCGTTTCCAACCATGTTAATTTCTTACCAACCGACGCCGTGCTGGCGGGTGGCGGGAATACAAATGCACTCAATGGCGGTTATGGACTCGGCGGCGCGACGGTGGCAGCATATGTGGTGCGCCCCTGGCCGACCAACTTTTCAAGTGGCCGTTATATGGAATTCAAATTCACAGCCAAATCATTTAAATACAACATTACCAGCATTTCCCTGCGGTTAAGGCGCTCGCCCGACGGTCCGAAGCAATTCAAAATCCGAACAAGCATGGATGGCTTTGCTTCGGACCTTACTGCATCCACATTGGCTAATCCCAGCCAGTTTTACACGCTATCGGTCCCGGCAGGTTTCAATAACCTGTCCGAAAACACATTCACATTCCGCATTTACGGTTACGGCCCGACCAGCATTTACGGCACATTATGGTTTGACGAGATCATGGTGAACGGAGACGTCCTGGCGATTGTGCTGCCCATTCATCTCACATTTTTCAAAGCGTCCGTACGCCAAGGCAAAGCATTACTTTCCTGGGAAACCACCTGGGAGAAAAACAGCGAAGAATTCCTGATCGAGCGCAGCAGCGACCAAAATGTATTTACACAAATTGCCTCGTTGCCTGCCAGTGGCGAAACGCAGGGTCGGACCCGCTATGAATTTATGGACGAAACGCCAGCAGCCGGAATCAATCATTATCGGCTCCGAATGACAGATCAGGATGGTCGTTTCGTATTTTCAGCCCTGGCGGATGTTCAAATACATTCAGAAAACGCTTCATTTTACATTGCTCCCAACCCAGCCTCCACGACGAATATTTCTGTTTTTGGTAAAAATATTGATCCCGGAGCCTTGGAACTCACAGATCTGGCCGGTTTACGTATAGTCGTTAAAAACGAATTTAATGTGCAGGGATTTATTGATTTACTTCCTGTTCAGGCGCTTTCACCCGGTTTGTATTTACTGTCTTATCACAAAAATGGCCGCAAAGAACATGCGAAAGTATTAGTTCGGTAAAATATTGTGCGCTTAATTTGTAATGCTTAAGTATAAAAATTGCCTGCGATTCATCGTTAGGAAAGCGACGTTCTGATGAAAATAAATGGCTTGAAGCCTATGTTGAAAAAAGTGCAGCCGAAAGTGTGGTGGGCGGCATTAGCTGTCCTGGTAATCCTCCTCGTTTCATGGGGATTGGTGCGAAAAAAGAAGTCCGGCCCTGAGGAAATCATGGTCGACGGCAAAATGGTCTCCAGTCTTGATCCGGTTCCCGTTAAAAACCCGGATGCAGCAACGGCAGCGAAAATTGCAAAAATCGAAGATATTTTCAGGCGCAAAAAGAGGGCTGGATTCAATGGTAATGTGCTGATTGTTCAGAAAGGGCAAGTGCTTTATCAAGATTCCTTCGGTTTTGCCCACCTTAAGAAAAAAGACACATTAAATAGTCATTCGCGTTTCCAGCTTGCGTCGCTTTCCAAGCCATTTACGGCCATTGCGATTCTCAAACTCGTCCAGGAAGGACGTGTTAGTCTGGACGATTCCGTGCAACGCTTTTTCCCTGATTTTCCTTACCACGGCGTGAAAGTGGATATGCTTCTGAGCCACCGCAGCGGACTTCCCAATTACATTTATTCTTTTGATGACAGTGTGCGCCACGGCAAAAAATATCCTGATAATCTGGATATTATGGATTGGTATGCCAAGGTCGTCCCCACTCCTACGCCTTACAACCGCCCCGGAAGGTCTTTCAATTATTGTAATACCAACTATTGCGTGCTGGCAGCCATTGTTGAAAAGGTTTCAGGCGAAGATTTTGGGAGATATTTATATGACCAGATTTTCGCTCCGCTGGGCATGACCAACTCGTTCCTGGTTACCGACACATCCAGCGCGGCCGTGCAGTTCAGGACGGACGGGCATCAGTTCGGGCGCAAATTGGACAAGGATTATTACGATGAAGTGGTCGGGGATAAAGGCTTGTATTCGACAACGGGCGACATTTATAAGTTTTATAATGGTCTTTCAAAAGGTTTGTTGTTAGACAAAAAACTGCTCGACGAGGCATTTAAACCAAGAAGTTTCGAACGCGCCGGCATCCGCAATTATGGTTACGGCTTCCGTATGCACACAAAAGAAGACAACACGCCGCGCTTCATTTACCACGGCGGCTGGTGGAAGGGTTACAACACCATGCTTTGGGTTTGCCCGGAGGATGAGGCGGTGATCATCGTGTTGGGAAATTCGTATAACCGCTCCACTTACGACCTCAAAGAACTGCTCGAAGTGATCCACGGACCTGGCAAGGTCGAGGAGATTGAGAAAGACATCTAGCATTGTTTGAATTCGGCCGCGAATTCTGGATATTTGCCGAAACAAACGAATTCCCGCGTCTATGCCCGATTCTGCATACTTTTTACCTGCTTGTCTGCTGTTGGGATTGCCATTTTTGGGTTTTCTTTTGCTCTGGCTGGCTGGAAAAGGTTTTAACAAAGCAGCAGGTTGGGCGGGCACAATTATCACTGCATCAGGGCTGGTAACCAGCTTGTTATATGCAGATTCTCAAACATTACACGTGGTCAGTTTTCACTGGCTCACAATCGGTGACACTTCCATTGACTTTCCTTTTCGTTTTGATGCACTAACCTGCATGATGCTCGTAATCGTGCATTTTGTGGCATTGCTCGTGCAACTTTATTCTACTTCCTATTTGCGTGGCGATCAAAATCTGCACCGCTATTTCGCATTTATTCAGCTTTTCCTTTTTTCCATGATCGGCATTGTGCTTTCGGGCAGCTTGCTGGTGATGTACATTTTCTGGGAACTGGTGGGGCTCTCTTCATATCTGCTCATTGGATTTTGGTATTTCAAACCTAGGGCCGTTTGGGCTGCGCAAAAGGCATTTGTACTTAACAGAATCGGCGACGCAGCATTCCTGACCGGGATTTTAATGCTGTTTTACTATATTGGTTCTACCGACTTTGAGGTGCTCTCAATGAAAATTGATTCAATTAGTCCCGGAATCCTGACGGCAATTGGCCTTTGTCTTTTTGGCGGTTGCATGGGAAAATCGGCTCAATTCCCGCTTTCCGGCTGGTTACCGGATGCAATGGAAGGTCCTACACCCGTTTCCGCGCTCATTCACGCTGCCACAATGGTTGCAGCCGGGATTTTCTTATTGGCAAGAATTTCATTTTTACTCACATTCGACGCCAAGCTGGTCATCACGATCATTGGCACCATTACCATGCTGATCGGGGCTGTGAGGGCGACACAAGTTTGGGATATCAAGCGGGTTTTGGCCTATTCCACCATGTCGCAGCTTGGGTTAATGGTCGTTGCAGTCGGTTTTGGAAGCTGGCAAACTGCTCTTTTTCATCTGGCAACGCACGCCTTTTTTAAAGCAGGATTATTCCTTTCAGCCGGTTCAGTCATTCACGCAGTAACACCGTCAGACCTGGGTTCCGATTTTGATTTGCAGGATATGCGCACGATGGGCGGTTTGCGCAAAGCATTGCCGGTAACATTCATTTGTTTTTCAGTTTGTGCGTCGGCATTAGCAGGGTTACCATTCTTTTCAGGGTTTTTATCCAAAGACGCGATCATTACCGAAGGGTTTCTCTGGGCAGCGGAACTGGGCGCACTGTTTTATATTTTCCCCATTCTCGTGATCCTCTCCGCTGGCTTAACGGCTTATTATATGACCCGGCAGCTCTGGCTGGTGTTTTTTGGTGAAAACAGATTTAATGCCACACACATTCACCCGCATGAATCACCGGCTGTAATGTGGCTTCCAATGGCCATTTTGGCCGTTTTGTCGATTTTTATCTGGTTCTCCTGGAACCCATTTGATGCGGCAGGCTGGTTTTTGGCATTCATAGGGCAACATTCAGAAACGCATTTAGTCTGGGTTCCGGTTGTTGCGAGTTTGACGACTTTTGCTTCGATTTTTCTTGCATACAGAGAAATTAAAACAGAAAACCCATTTGGTGTAAATGCAGTAAAGGCTACTAATGCTTCGAATGTGCTGCAAAACTTCGTGTGGTTAAGGGATTATTCCAACACCCAGTATTTCATCATTCCCTTTGCTTTCATTACAAAATATCTGAAAATATTCGAAAAGCGGATCATCGACTCGTTTGTCGATAGCCTTGCTAAAATGAGCGTTGTCCTGGGCCACCTTATTGGCTGGTTCGACCGGTTTTTTGTGGATGGCGGCGTGAATTTGCTGGTCTTTTCGATTAAATCCGGCGGGCAGGCAGTCCGTAACTTACAAAATGGCAAGATCCAGTCGTATTTCATTGTGACTGCCATGGGCGTGTTTTTATTGATATTGTGGTTGGTTATCCTTTAAAGCCGCTTAACGAACCGGCCACGATTTTAACTTAATGCTGAATGATTGATCATATACTGACATTACTTATTGCGATTCCTTTGCTTGGCGCAGCCGCTGTGGCTGTATGGCCGGCCAAAAAGCCTGAAAATTTCCGGATCATCGCATTGGTCGCGCTGGCTTTGGAAGTAATCATTTCATTGTTTTTATATATTTCTTTTGACAACCAAAACCCCGGTCACCAGCTCAGCGAGGTTACCGACTGGATTACTTTGCCCATTGGCGCATTGGGCGTGGTTTCTATTGATTATGCCCTGGCGGTGGATGGCATCAGCTTTCCGCTTGTATTGTTGGCGGTGATCGTGCTTTTCGTGGGTGTGATCAGTTCCTGGAATGTTATTCAAAAGTCGCGAGCTTATTTTGCATTGTATTTATTGCTCACAGGCAGTGTAATCGGCTGTTTTCTGGCGCAGGACTTCTTCCTTTTTTACCTGTTTTTCGAATTCATGTTGCTGCCGATGTATTTTCTCATCGGCTTATGGGGCGGTCCGAGGCGTGAGTATGCAGCATTGAAATTCTTTATTTACACATTCTTTGGCTCGCTGCTTATTCTGATTGTGATGATTGCGCTGTATCTATCCGTGATCGATCCATTGGAAACAGCAAAAGTCGTAGGCATTTTAGGCATCGATGATCCCATCCATCCTGACCTCATTTCCCAGGTTCAGCAATGGCTTATTGATGGTAAAATCGCTCCCGAGCAGCTCGTTCACACATTCCGTTTCGCCTATCTGGCCGATCCTAACAATTACATTCCCGGCTCGTTACTGAGCACCGCTTCTGAATATCTGATCGGTAACATTCCATTGCGTCTGCTTGCATTCTGGTTCCTGTTTATCGGCTTTGCCGTGAAGTTGCCCGTCGTTCCCGTACACACGTGGTTGCCCGACGCGCACGTAGAAGCGCCGACGCCTATTTCCGTTGTGCTGGCTGGGATTCTTTTGAAGATTGGTGGTTACGGTTTCATCCGGATTGTGGATGGTTTTTTCCCGTTCGAGGCACAATACAGCACTATTCCACTGGCTGTTTTAGGCATGATTTCCATCATTTATGGCGGGTTCAATGCATTAGGACAAAGCGATTTGAAAAAAATGATCGCCTATTCCTCTGTTTCACACATGGGTTTTGTGTTGCTCGGAGTAGCCGCATTCACAGCCGAAGGCATCAACGGGGCTATTTATCAAATGGTAAGCCACGGCGTCCTTTCCGCCATGCTCTTTATTCTTACCGGCGTGGTTTATGACCGCACGCACGACCGCCGAATCGACCATTACCGCGGCCTCATCGCAGTAATGCCGCAATACACCATCATCACCGGCATTGCATTCTTCGCTTCATTAGGACTTCCCGGATTCTCAGGCTTTGTGGGAGAACTTTTCACATTAATGGGCGCATTTCAGTCCGAAGCATTGCCCGTCTGGATCCCCGCATTGTCCACATTAGGCATCGTGTTGGCAGCCGCATATTTCCTCTGGACCTACCAACGCATGTTCTTCGGCGCATTCTGGTACAAAAACGGAAGCTTGCACGTATTGTCCGACTTAACAAAAAGGGAAACAGCGATGCTGCTCCCCTTGGTTATATTGACTATTTTGTTGGGTCTGCTTCCCGGAATTCTATTCGATATGACCGGGCCGACTGTTGAGGCTTGGTTGGATGGGTTGCGGTAACCTACTTCCCAAATATCTGATCCAGGCTAAATCTACCCTTCTTTGCCAGTGCCTGCAATGTTTGCTGCTGCTCCGGCGTAAGCACTTCTATGATTTCTTGTCTTTTTTCTTCGGACAGTCTTTTGTGATCGCGGCGTTTGGCTTCGTCGTTTCTGGATAATTTGCGGTCCATGCGTGCGTAGCGGCGGTCGATTTTCTTTAATTGCTTTTGCTGGCGTTTGCTGAGATTGAGCTCTTCTGCGAAGCGGTCGAGGTTTTTTTCGAGGCGGCGGTTGTTGAGTTTGGGGTTGGTTACGGGCTCTTCGTTGCGATAAGCCTCGTCATTATCGGCTGTGTTTCCAGGGTTCGAAGTAGCGCAGCTGGCAAAAAACAAGGTTACGGCCATCAGGCTGAGCATTAATATCTTTTTCATGGGGTGAATTGGTGGTTAAAAATATTGATGCTTATAACGCAAGGTCGGGGCATTGATATATAATCGTAAGCAAGACTTATATGTATTTTCAAATAAATGTAGTTTTGCCGGAAAGTATAAATAGTATTTTTTGCAATCTTTACAGTAAATACAACTAGCTTTTATTCCAAACTATGTCCTTTTTACCAAATTTTATTTCTCTTTACCCTACTTTATCAAATGAAAGATAGTCCTGCGCCGCAGAGGTTGTTATCGCTGGATACATTGCGTGGTTTTGACATGTTTTGGATTTCAGGAGGCGAAGAAATTTTCGCAGTGCTCGCAAAAGTTACCGGATGGTCCTGGGCCATTTTTATGGCGCATCAATTCACCCACCCCGATTGGAATGGTTTCCGCGCCTATGACCTGATCTTTCCTACATTTCTTTTCATGGCTGGGGTTTCTGCACCATTTTCGCTGGGCAGCCGATTGGAAAAAGGCATTCCACCTTCCGAATTGATCAGAAAAGTGATCCAGCGCGGACTAATCCTGGTTTTGCTGGGCGTGATTTATAACAATGGTTTATTCCAAACAGAGTGGGAAAATATGCGTTACCCGAGTGTTTTGGCAAGAATCGGTTTAGCGGGAATGTTTGCGCAGATCATTTATTTATACACAAATAAAAAGACGCGCTGGATCTGGTTTGCAGCCATTTTGATCGGATACTATCTGTTCATGAAATTTTATCCGGTTCCAGGCTGCGGCGCTGGCTTCCTTACTATCGATTGCAATCCAGCCAGTTACATTGACAAAATGATCATTCCGGGCCGGTTGCATTTGAAAATTCACGATCCCGAGGGCCTGGTATCAACCATTCCAGCCATTGCGACGGGGTTAATGGGTATTTTTGCGGGTGAACTTTTGCGGACAAGCGAAGAAGTTATCTCAAAAAATAACAAAGTCGTTTACCTGGTTTTTGCGGGAGTTATCAGTTTGCTGGTTTGCGTCGTTTGGGATTACTTTTTCCCGATTAACAAGAATTTGTGGACGAGTTCGTTCGTGCTTTGTGCGGGCGGGTTCAGTACATTGTTGCTCGCGCTGTTCTACTGGATCGTGGACGTGCTGAATTACCGGAAATGGACATTGTTTTTCGTGGTAATCGGGATGAATTCCATCGTGATTTACATGGTAGGCAGCTTTATTAACTTCAATTATACTGCCCAAGCGCTTTTTGGAGGCATACTCAGTTACTTCCCGCACACTATTGAAGCAGTTGGGGAAGTAATCGCTTATATCATGGTTCAATGGGCTTTTATGTATCTTTTGTTCAGGAATAAGCTATTTTTGAAGGTCTAATTCAAAATCACACATTCGAAAATGTCCATCCAGGTCACAAACCTTACCAAGCTCTACGGAACGCAACGTGCGATTGATGGCATTTCTTTTAGTTTGAAGAAAGGGGAAATTGTTGGTTTTCTGGGCCCGAACGGAGCAGGGAAATCGACGACGATGAAAATACTAACCGGCTATCTCAAAGCTTCCGAAGGAACAGCCAAAGTGTCTGATTATGACGTTGCTGAGGAGCCGATGCCGGCGCGCAGGACAATAGGATATTTGCCAGAGCATAACCCGCTTTACCTGGATATGTATGTGAGTGAATTCCTTCTTTTTTCGGGAAAATTGTATGGCATGAAGTCGGCCGAATTGCGTACACGGGTGTATGAGGTCATTGCATTGTGCGGCCTGGAAGCTGAGAAGCGCAAGAAGATCGGTCAGCTTTCGAAGGGTTACCGGCAAAGGGTGGGACTGGCGCAGTCGTTTTTGCATAATCCTTCTGTGCTGATTCTGGATGAACCTACTACTGGCCTGGATCCCAATCAGATACAGGAAATCCGCGATGTGATCCGGAATGCGGGGAAAGATAAAACCGTGCTTTTTTCAACCCACATTATGCAGGAAGTGGAAGCATTATGTGACCGGGTGATCATTATTAATAAAGGAAAAGTGGTGAGTGACAGCTCACTAGACGAACTTCGGAAAACCGGCGATTCGTTAGAAGAAATTTTCAGGAGCCT
Coding sequences:
- a CDS encoding DUF3253 domain-containing protein; translation: MQHYEKIATTILSTAIHRGTEKSTCPSEIARMLFPDDWRKHMKDVRGVAIDLHNKGSIAITQKGIPVDVKNIKGPVRIKII
- a CDS encoding T9SS type A sorting domain-containing protein; this translates as MKKDFNFFGNSIILTWSMVLFFILNGFAQEAFKIKWSMDYTQSGVSNHVNFLPTDAVLAGGGNTNALNGGYGLGGATVAAYVVRPWPTNFSSGRYMEFKFTAKSFKYNITSISLRLRRSPDGPKQFKIRTSMDGFASDLTASTLANPSQFYTLSVPAGFNNLSENTFTFRIYGYGPTSIYGTLWFDEIMVNGDVLAIVLPIHLTFFKASVRQGKALLSWETTWEKNSEEFLIERSSDQNVFTQIASLPASGETQGRTRYEFMDETPAAGINHYRLRMTDQDGRFVFSALADVQIHSENASFYIAPNPASTTNISVFGKNIDPGALELTDLAGLRIVVKNEFNVQGFIDLLPVQALSPGLYLLSYHKNGRKEHAKVLVR
- a CDS encoding serine hydrolase domain-containing protein; amino-acid sequence: MKINGLKPMLKKVQPKVWWAALAVLVILLVSWGLVRKKKSGPEEIMVDGKMVSSLDPVPVKNPDAATAAKIAKIEDIFRRKKRAGFNGNVLIVQKGQVLYQDSFGFAHLKKKDTLNSHSRFQLASLSKPFTAIAILKLVQEGRVSLDDSVQRFFPDFPYHGVKVDMLLSHRSGLPNYIYSFDDSVRHGKKYPDNLDIMDWYAKVVPTPTPYNRPGRSFNYCNTNYCVLAAIVEKVSGEDFGRYLYDQIFAPLGMTNSFLVTDTSSAAVQFRTDGHQFGRKLDKDYYDEVVGDKGLYSTTGDIYKFYNGLSKGLLLDKKLLDEAFKPRSFERAGIRNYGYGFRMHTKEDNTPRFIYHGGWWKGYNTMLWVCPEDEAVIIVLGNSYNRSTYDLKELLEVIHGPGKVEEIEKDI
- the asnS gene encoding asparagine--tRNA ligase yields the protein MGPLQIKDILQTSPENQSVTVKGWVRTKRESKNAIFIALNDGSTIHNIQAVAEPGQFSAELLSTVTTGSCLKITGQLVESQGSGQAVEVKIEDILVYGTADPETFPLQPKKHSLEFLREIAHLRPRTNTFSAILRIRHALAFAVHSYFNDGGFFYLHTPVITASDAEGAGEMFRVTTLDLNKLPRTEEGAINFKEDFFGREANLTVSGQLEGELGAMALSKIYTFGPTFRAENSNTTRHLAEFWMIEPEMAFFELEDNMDLAEDFVKKVISYALENCKDDLNFLQNRLAEEEKSKPQNERSIPLLEKLSFVVDNPFERLTYTEAIEILLKSKPQKEKKFQYPVGWGIDLSSEHERYLVEKHFKKPVILTNYPKEIKSFYMKLDDDGKTVRAMDVLFPGIGEIIGGSQREEDYDKLLGRVHEVGIDPQNLWWYLETRKFGTAPHSGFGLGFERLVLFVTGMSNIRDVIPFPRYPKSAEF
- a CDS encoding enoyl-CoA hydratase/isomerase family protein, yielding MYQHLLFENTDGIAKITLNRPQVYHALSPALINEITIAVKAAESDDSVRVIIITGAGEKAFCSGADLKDVSDSGQTAGEILREYYNPMIQAIRTIPKPVICRLNGLAVGAGCSLALACDLVIAREEAYLSLLFVQIGLMPDAGATFFLPRLVGMARAFEIASTGRKVYAPEAASIGMISRSVPARDLDAEIEKTAAYYRNAPTQAIGAMKLVMNESFHSDLAKMQQHELENQERLFKTYDAQEGIASFLQKKSPDFQGR
- the nuoL gene encoding NADH-quinone oxidoreductase subunit L, with amino-acid sequence MPDSAYFLPACLLLGLPFLGFLLLWLAGKGFNKAAGWAGTIITASGLVTSLLYADSQTLHVVSFHWLTIGDTSIDFPFRFDALTCMMLVIVHFVALLVQLYSTSYLRGDQNLHRYFAFIQLFLFSMIGIVLSGSLLVMYIFWELVGLSSYLLIGFWYFKPRAVWAAQKAFVLNRIGDAAFLTGILMLFYYIGSTDFEVLSMKIDSISPGILTAIGLCLFGGCMGKSAQFPLSGWLPDAMEGPTPVSALIHAATMVAAGIFLLARISFLLTFDAKLVITIIGTITMLIGAVRATQVWDIKRVLAYSTMSQLGLMVVAVGFGSWQTALFHLATHAFFKAGLFLSAGSVIHAVTPSDLGSDFDLQDMRTMGGLRKALPVTFICFSVCASALAGLPFFSGFLSKDAIITEGFLWAAELGALFYIFPILVILSAGLTAYYMTRQLWLVFFGENRFNATHIHPHESPAVMWLPMAILAVLSIFIWFSWNPFDAAGWFLAFIGQHSETHLVWVPVVASLTTFASIFLAYREIKTENPFGVNAVKATNASNVLQNFVWLRDYSNTQYFIIPFAFITKYLKIFEKRIIDSFVDSLAKMSVVLGHLIGWFDRFFVDGGVNLLVFSIKSGGQAVRNLQNGKIQSYFIVTAMGVFLLILWLVIL